In the Fundulus heteroclitus isolate FHET01 chromosome 23, MU-UCD_Fhet_4.1, whole genome shotgun sequence genome, AAGCTCTGTTTTATTCAGCATCCAAAAATGAGAAGAATATAGCACAGCTGCAAACCCACCAATACGTCACAGTCGACCTCATCTAACAGGCCAGGCAGGAAGAGTATTAATCCGAGGAACAGCTATGTGGGCCACGgcgactctggaggagctgcagaggtccacggATAAGCTGTGAAAATCAGATAGTGTGAAGATGATTAACTCCACACATCTGGGCTTTATGCCAGCGTGGTAAGAAGGAACCAGTGTGGAGGGAAGAagatgctttggtcagatgaagcCAAAATTGAACTCACAATTTTAGCTTATGGCCCTCATGCATCACACAATATCTAACCCACATCCTCCAGCAAACACCACCCTCAGAGTGAAACATGGCAGGGGCAGCATTATGCTTTAGGGATCCTTTTGTTTAGCTAGGACTTGCCGTTAATAAATGGTAATCCATGAAGAAAACCAGCATCCAACCAATGCTACGATGCAATGGTTGAGATCAGAGAACTTCCAGGTGCTAGAGTGACAAGAAATACAGCAGTCAGGTCAGACTGATTTTAGGGGACAGTCTTAGACCTCTGATTGTTAATATATGGAAAGACTCAATGCTTGAGCTAAACTACTAGATCAGAACAGACGGAAATGTTATCGTCTAGATCAGGGGTTCACAAATTGGGGGCCGAGACCCCCCTGGCGGTGGCGAGACACCTCTTGGGGTGTCGCGAGACGGTTTACAAAAACactactttattctcataattttgccccccaaaaaagaaaaaaaatatcccacCTGCTAAAAGGGGGTCACCAGTCTCTGGTGccgttattttgggggtcagaCGCTGAAAAGCTTGGGAACCCCTCCTCTAGATGTACAAAGCTTGTGGAGGTGGGCTCTATAAGATTTGGTTCTACAAATATCCCACTTTTCAACTGTTTCCCCCTCACTTCACTGTTACGTTCTACTTTAGTGCTGGTCTGTCCTCTAAAATCCAAACTAAATGCACCGAAGTTTGCAGCcgcgtgacaaaatgtgaaacattccAACGCGCAGGATCTCATTGGATTTTTGCAAAGGACTACATCCCCAGAATGACGGCAATAAGGACAAACTATTCACAACGAGCCCCTCTGCTTCAACAAACACAGTCGAGACGAGTTGGGGAGACATGAAACGGAGCGCATGTTTCATCATATCGGTGCTGAAGTAAAGGTGCTGGAACATCGGGTCTAGTTTATTAGGATGACAGCCGTCTCACTTCTGACTCCGGACTGCATTTGGCCGCAATATGAAAGGGAAATCAAAGGAGGCACAGTGATGTCCTGGTGCGGTCAGTTTCAGATTTAAGGTCAGGATTGTTGTCCAGCGAAGCCTGAGAAGGAGTGAACAGGTGGTTGCCGCGCAGAGCACCCGGTTGAACGAAGGGAGCCGCCTTTCACGGCCGGTACGTTTTGATGACGTCTCTGATGGGCCTCCTGCATATCGGGCAGCATGCGTTGATCTGTCTCTTCAGCTTTTGCCCGCAGTCGTTGCACAGGCACATGTGTCCGCAGGTGTAGATGACCGTGTCCACCTCCTGGTCGAAGCAGATGGTGCACTCTCCGTTCTTCCCAGCAGGGGGCAGCTCAGAGGCAGTCAGggagggggaggtgggggggctGAGAGGGGAGCTGGGAGCCGTCACTGCAAGGAAGAGAAGCGAACGTCTTCAGATAAGGCTCACATGAAAGGCAGAGTGTTCTACTTTTAttggaatgtttttttatgtcagataaatacaaaaaaattaacagttcTGGCGAAacgttattaaaaaaaaaaaatcttgaaatcTCAGAATATTTAGCCTGGTTTCCTATAACGGATAAACGTCCGAAACAAAGAGAGAACACAACACATTTTGCAGTAGCGTGTCAGAACGGCTACGGCCCCAAGTCCTCCTGAGGGGACCTCATACGGACTTCcacatatactgtatagcatAATTCATGCTGTCAACATCTGGCATCATACCCAGAGAGGATTCTGAGGCAGAGGAAGATCTGTTGACGCTGAAAGCCAGGTCTGAGTCACTGTCATCTGGGCTGCTGCTCTGAGAAGTTGTGGGGGATGTGCAGGGAGGACTGGACTGCAGTGTTCCTGTGCCACAAAGGAAAAATTATACACCGACAACCTCCACATTTCCTACCCATAAAAGGTGGGATTCGCTCAGAGGATGTATTTAACATAAGTTAAAAAAACGAATGATTTCAGCACGTTTCCATCCTCTGGGTCCCTGAATGCAAAGCTGCAGGCTTTACCCTGACTCGCCCTCTCCAGGCTGATTAGATATGCATGCTTATTCATTAGAGCAATTCTCTTACGGTCTTCTATTCATAGCAGAACATCGTCggattaaaaacaagaaagaatgGGGTCTGGTCTGATGGGAGTTTATGTGGGAGTTGGACCGCAGGGACGCAGAGAGGTCACAGCTCAAAGTTAAACAGCCGAAGGAAGACCAAATCTACTCAGATAAATTCCTTTagcctgggaaaaaaataaataaaaaaaggttgccATCATTTCAGGAAGTATTCGTATGGTTTGTGATTTCAAGTGGAGAAGCAACTTTCATTTTAATCTAACTgtgattaataataaaaaagcagctgttttgatttttcGTCTTGCCTTTCTTTAACGCTGTCAGATTTACAAAGAGTTATTGCAATGAAGACCGATGAGGTGGGAAGTTATCCTCCTTGTTACCACAATTCTTCTTGCCATGAGAAGAAATACACATTAGCCAAAATGCAACTCAACCACATAAATGAGAGAAGTGAAGCGCAGATGAACACTTCAACCAAGTAGCTGTCCGTTTTTATAGGGCTTTTAGCTTGACTAAATTTGCAGTATTGGGAAAAGCTTGAACGGTTGACAACTGGAATCAGAAGATTTTTAGCTTGATCGGTCCTGACCGATGAAAGCACCCAATCCAGACTCCAGACTCAGTGAATGCACAATACTAAAACTTGGATGCAGACACTGTTACTACGGGAATAAGACATCAAAGATATTCAAAAGGAAACAGCATTTTCTGCAGAGATGTTTGTGACTCATCCTGGATAATACTTAAAGACCTTCTGACCAGAGCCGTGCTCTGTccacatttaatatttttaaaaaaatgtgcctaAAGAAGGCAATACCAGGCAGACTAGGGAACGTGCGGGGGTGAGGGCTGGGCAGGGTCTGGCCTACTAGTACATGGTAAATAAACTCAAtcctaaaataataaatcactaaCCGGAAAATCTTTAGCCACCAAAGACAATTCAAAATCAAATCAAGAAATATTATGGATATGCTGGTTTACAGCAATTGCTCAGTCACAATATGGCTTTACCTccaaacataaataattaatcCCCACTGATGCAGGGAAAGGTTCTTGTGAACTGACTTCTTGGTTACCTTTAACCATTGTACTTGCGCCTGACTGCTTTGGGTACAAAATCATGTTTCTTATCTGCTTGGACAAAGGAGAATTTAAAGTAATATTCTATTATCTACTCTAGACAATGTGTCTTTGTGACTCAGATAAACTATATATGTAATCAAGAGGTTGCATATATTCATTTTGGTTTAATCAGGGGTCCCTGTTTCTCATATTTCATGATggtcataatttaaaaaaaatggaaattgtgTTCTTTCAAAGTCTAGCAACAATAATCTGATCACATCTCACCTAAATGATCTTATATGCAAGATCTGAGTGTTTGTATGACTATTTATCTTCAGGATGTGTCAGAAAtactcaattaaaaaaaagaagtaaactTATACATTGAGGCTTAACTGCTTTGGGTAGGAAACAGCGTGTTTACAGGTAAATAGAATTATGTGGGAGGGGATGAAGAGGCATTGTGGCAGGGGgctaaaaataacataaatattttgtatgctgtttaaaaaaagttcttaAAGGGAAATTTGCTAATTTCTGCATTTTAAGGTCAgagatttgcaaaaaaaaaaaaaaacagatcataaGTCTGTCACGTTGTCACTTTGTACCCTCCTCTTGGGAACTGAAAGACACTTAGAGGAAGTAAGAGTCAGCCGTAGAATAGTAAACAGAAAAGTGTTTAGGAAGTATTTGCTGATATGATCTTATCTCCCTTGAAAGAGATAATCCCATCTCGGTTGATTGCATTGTTGTGATTGTATCATTAAggtttgtatttaaaaacagaacaggaGTACTGAAGTAATATACTGTTTTCACAGGCTTCGTACACTCACAGCTCCATCCCACTAAGTGTCGCTGaataaaaacctctttttctttcattctgaATATTCCAGCGATTGCAATGCGAGAGGTTTTTAGTGCTTTGCCTCCTTTAAAGCTTTGCATGCTTTATGTGTCGCTCCAAACACACTTACCGAGTATCCTGAGTCTGTTCACAGCCCCGTGGAGGGTGAAGAAGGCCCACAGGACCTGAGAGGAGTCTACGCAGAGCAGCCGGCCCCGTCCCACTCCGTTCACCCCGTGTTGCACCTCTCCGCTGGGCAGCAGACTGAAGCTGAGAACGTCTCCGGAGCAAGGCATGGGGAAGCCCCGGTGCAGCACCCAATACTCCTTCCGGTCCAGGAGCACCTCAGGGTCAGCTGGCAGGTCGGCAGAGTGCAGACAGGCTGGGTCGCAGGACGTTAAACCGAAAGACATCGCCCCGAAGTAAGGCAGGCCCAGATGGCCCACCTCCACATACAGAGTCTCCCCCACGTGCAGCGGCCGGTCGGTGAACACCAGAGTCCTGCTGTTGTCCAGGAAATGGATGCAGGCGGCCAAACGGTCTGCCGAGAGTATCACATCGGATCCGCGGATCAGGTGAAAGTGCAAGTCATTGTCCAGCAGGGTCGGCAGGCCCCGGACCCCCCTGGGGAACGCAGCGGAGACGGTCGATGACGacgtggaggaggaagaggaggacgagCAGCAGGGGATGAGCTGAGAGTAGCCGTTGAGCTGGAGGTTGGCCATCTTGGCAGCGGCCGCCTGGTTGTTCTCCAGCTGATTGTTGTTGTAATTGGCCGAGTCGTGGCTGCTCTGGGGAAGACAAGCGCTCAGACGGGCGGCGCTCAGGCAGCTGGATCCCACACTCTCAGCAAACGTGCTGTCTGTGGAGCAAAATGTGGACAAAAAGGTTAATGACTTATATGTGGCCTCGTATAATCTGTCCTAAAACATCACTTCCCCAGGGGGCACTTTATTTTCCAAGACAGGACCCGGAGAAATGCAGTCACCGTTTGACaggaatattatttaaaaatgacttaGCTGAATTTTTACACTTACTGGAAAGCTGTTGcattggaaataaaattaactacAAGGGAAGCAAAAAATTCTGGTAATAGCCACAGAGATTTCTCAGAGGAGTTCTTTTTCCAGAAGAAATATGACATCTTTGGCGGGAAACGGGCTCTGAGAActggttgtttttgcttgtCTCGTCTCTCCGTTTGTATTGAAAGTACACACAAGAGTATTGGAACAAGAAGATTGCCCCTTTTTTTCACGCGTTGTCAGGTTACAACTACGGTCATCATTATGTTGTAATAGGAATACGCTGTAAAAcagtatgtctctaccagctttgtacatCTAGAAACTCCAGTTTTGGCTGATTCTTCTTCGCAACAGTAGCTCAGATTAAGTTAGATCGGATGGAGAGCGTCCGTCAGGATTCATGTTGAAGTCTTGAAATGTGATTTTGGTCcttactttgactgggccattgtaaAACATGCCTCTGCTTTCATCTAAACTGTTCCACTGTAGCACTGGCTGAGTGTTTTATCTCataaacaggttttcttcaaggATTACACATATTTAGATCCATCCTTCCTCCTGCTACCTTATACCAGCTTCACTGTCCTCGCTGAATTACAGCTTCCTCataccatgatgctgccatcaccaccGTGTTTTACTGTGGTTAAGGTGTATTCTGGGTAAatgcaaagtttgtttttaacaaaacataGAATTTTACACTACCCAGGCaccttttttccacatttttcctGTGTGTTGTCTGAACTATTGGTTTAAAGGAGACCTATTATGCTTTCTTTTGAACAAGTTAAAATAGGTCTATGGGCTGAACAAAGCATTTTCGTTAAATTTTATGCACAAAATCCTTTCAGACCATAGGCTTTCACCTCCCCAGTTCTGGCAATTCTGAAGTCCTTTCATAATACGCTGCTCTAAGGCTGTCACTTTTATGCAAACAAGCCGTGGCTGGCCATGTCTCCAACTCAATGTTGACGTGAAAATTGGCTACAAACAGATGCACAATAGTAAAACTGTACATCTTTGACCTCAAGTCAGACCCAGAAGAAGTGGAGCTtcctgcacaaccagcaagGATGCACCAAGCTGTTCAATGGTAGGTGTCTAAATGGACACAAGGCTATCAGTAGCCTATTGTTAACCATTTTATAGTGCACACAGCGATAAAACCAGCTGATTAAAAGGGCACAGCTTTGCTCAGGTTGCAAGGTAAATGGTTGGGCTTGCCTGGGGTTGCTGAGTGAGGGGCAATGCCTGCTGATTGTCACGTAATAATCAGGACGTTTTTAAAGACACAGAGATAACAATTACTgatcgtaaaaaaaaacagcaggatgTTTTTTTAGCACTTGGGCTGTTTCTAGAAGCAGCAAATGGCAATACAAAAACATGAACAGCGCATTCGGGTGGTCAGCATGgctggaaaagtgctatataagttcagtccatttaccattttaccatgaAAAAGTGTTTAATATGTCATGTTTGTAGGTTTGAAGTTAAGCAGAACTCTTCAATTTTGGGTTTAACTATATTAGGCTATGTGGTTTATAACATAACCTTTCCCCATCCATCACTGCAactctgttttctgtgaaacggGTCAAGGGGTGTAAAAATGCTTGAAGCCACTGCATCAATGGCAAAGGATTGACAGATAAGTTCATTTTTAAGGAATGTGGCTATTTCAGAGGAGgatacaaaaaaacacattccgTCGTGTCCTAATGCTTTCTGACGACACGATTTCTAATTCAGTTCTTCATTTTTGCACATGTTGAACATCTCACAGGTGTTAAGTCactttacagttgtttcttttggGAATATCTGACGATAGCGTCCCGAAAGCAACAAAACTAAAGAAATCTATGTCGAATTTGGTTCCAAAGTTACATCTACTTTACTTGACAAATGTCATCATCACCATATTATGTTCCTTTCTTTACAAACACATGTTCTCCCTACTCCACGCTCTATACGCTGAAGTAACAGTGCAGTTCAGCTTCCCTGTGCTTCAGAAACAGATATAAACACGTCTGCTGCTTGTAGTCCCCCTCTGACTTATGATGCATTCCTTTACCACTATTTCTAGAGATGTTGGAGCAGCAGAGCGCGCCGGCCCCTCACCAAAGCTCCTGGGATGGGCCGCCTTGACCAAACAAGGCTACATCTTCTGTCAGACTGAAGACAAACAACGGCCGATGTGTAAGAGTGAAGACAGCAGGgggaagaggatgaagatggaagGGAAGCCAGCGTAAACGCAGGAAAGTGATAGTAAGAGAGTGTTAGGAGTAGTGGCTGGGAGGGTGAATAGGCTGCATGACATCTGTTGTTCATTTCTTCGTGTCATGTTAGCCAATTTGAAACAAAGAGGCTCCTGTTTTTAAGACAAACACAGATCCGTTTTGACACACAGAGCCTCACCACCGAGCCATCCCAGACCTCCTTCCAAACCGATGCAAGGGGCTCGGACGGCTTTGCCAAACTCCCCAGAATCTCTCTACTGAATCCGCGAATATGTTGAACCTATAAAAATGTGATCTCTGTAGATTTCTGGGCTGTCAAAACACACGGCCCCAAGCTGACTGACTcgaatccagaaaaaaaaaatatccataaTTCTGTACtacattgccttgcaaaagtacttAAACGggacatttttcacattttctcacgtaacaaccacaaacctcaaagtAGTGTCTTGGACTTTTATGGAATAGGTAAACACAAGGTAGTGAATAATTGCtatcattaaataaaacacctCAGTATAATTGAATCTCAGaataaatccagctgctctgtgaaagtCTCGGTGGTTTATTAGAGAAGTGTAAAGCAGGTTAAGTCCTGACATAATATCCCATGGTCAGAAGATCTCATGGAGCAACTGTTTAAACCCTCAGCTGAACATGGAAAAGAATGACAAGCTACAAACCTAAGACCTACGCCGTCCACCTAAAAGGACAGGCTGAGCAAATGGAGATGGAGccatgataactctggaggagctgctaaGATCCTCAGCTCAGGTGAAAGAATCTGTTGATAAAAAAATGATTACTCCTACACTCAACAAATCTGTGCCGAGAAccgaaataattttatttcgtTTTTTAGGCCCACCATTTATCGCAATCACTATATTTGCTAGATTTTAC is a window encoding:
- the neurl1b gene encoding E3 ubiquitin-protein ligase NEURL1B, which codes for MGNTAPKPLIDATLQPRPVASRQYYTLPNNGSGVERRTSAPPVNINLESLRFNPHARGKNIRLDGQLRRATRKNSFCNGVTFSHRPVHLYEKVRLRLTGVHTGWSGALRFGFTSLDPSELEATDIPKYACPDLVTRPGYWAKALPERLALKDNVLSFWADRHGRVFYSINDGEPILFHCGLSIGCPLWAIIDIYGITQEVTLLDSTFAESVGSSCLSAARLSACLPQSSHDSANYNNNQLENNQAAAAKMANLQLNGYSQLIPCCSSSSSSSTSSSTVSAAFPRGVRGLPTLLDNDLHFHLIRGSDVILSADRLAACIHFLDNSRTLVFTDRPLHVGETLYVEVGHLGLPYFGAMSFGLTSCDPACLHSADLPADPEVLLDRKEYWVLHRGFPMPCSGDVLSFSLLPSGEVQHGVNGVGRGRLLCVDSSQVLWAFFTLHGAVNRLRILGTLQSSPPCTSPTTSQSSSPDDSDSDLAFSVNRSSSASESSLVTAPSSPLSPPTSPSLTASELPPAGKNGECTICFDQEVDTVIYTCGHMCLCNDCGQKLKRQINACCPICRRPIRDVIKTYRP